A single genomic interval of Lewinellaceae bacterium harbors:
- a CDS encoding dynamin family protein, producing the protein MQLKIQEEYHSLQSQLTQLIHNLLEIRHFVSEDSLFETLERIEKQVQEPFMFVVVGEVKAGKSSFINALLETDEEICPVAPMPLTDKIQLIVYGENPHQETISPFVIKRYAPFEILREIAIVDTPGTNTIVAHHQEITERFIPESDLILFVFEAKNPYRQSAWDFFQFINAEWHKKIVFVLQQKDLLSAGDLAINEKGLKEYAQKQGVDRPIIFSVTAKGELDHIPDSGFAELRKYISDTITGGKAPFLKLGSAHTSLETIHGKITQAVDIRTRQYESDRKFRDQIDEILQLESKKSKDQVHIFVENILHAYQDICQNTEEELREGLSFFSLLRRSFGAIFGKKQSIQDWLQELNDTFAKNLKQSLHQRMSSGVIHLSQSVQQMGLMVDMQLRDNPLVANRKTELFGGVYEQRAKAIEELHGSFQSFMQDAEQFADRSLFSEKYNISTDIAAGSGIAVIGVILTALANGLVFDITGGVLTAVGLVFAGVTAGIKRKQIINGFQEATAQGKNALKEKTTTALEHYIDQLRIRILENFSPFDAYLKKEAEELVSINAQLLQLKQQSDTWSARYKKISQSLRPPQ; encoded by the coding sequence ATGCAGCTGAAAATTCAAGAAGAATACCATAGCCTCCAGAGCCAGCTGACACAACTTATTCACAATTTACTGGAAATCAGGCACTTTGTTTCCGAAGACTCCTTGTTTGAGACCCTGGAACGCATCGAAAAACAAGTCCAGGAACCCTTCATGTTCGTTGTGGTGGGAGAAGTCAAAGCAGGCAAGTCAAGCTTTATCAATGCATTGCTGGAAACCGATGAAGAGATCTGTCCGGTCGCACCAATGCCACTGACCGACAAAATTCAGCTGATCGTTTACGGAGAGAATCCCCATCAGGAAACCATCTCTCCTTTCGTGATCAAGCGCTATGCTCCATTCGAAATACTCCGGGAGATTGCCATCGTGGATACTCCCGGAACCAATACCATCGTGGCCCACCATCAGGAGATCACGGAGCGGTTCATCCCGGAATCCGACCTGATCCTGTTTGTGTTCGAAGCCAAAAATCCATACCGGCAATCGGCATGGGATTTTTTCCAGTTCATCAATGCCGAATGGCACAAGAAAATCGTTTTCGTCCTTCAGCAGAAAGACCTGCTCAGCGCAGGAGATCTTGCCATCAATGAAAAGGGCCTCAAAGAATATGCTCAAAAACAGGGCGTCGACCGGCCAATTATCTTTTCGGTCACGGCAAAAGGGGAACTCGATCATATTCCGGATTCAGGATTCGCTGAATTGCGCAAGTACATCAGCGACACCATTACGGGAGGAAAAGCGCCATTCCTGAAACTGGGAAGTGCACATACTTCGCTGGAGACCATCCATGGGAAAATCACCCAGGCCGTCGATATCCGTACCCGTCAATACGAATCGGACCGTAAATTCCGGGATCAGATTGACGAGATCCTTCAACTGGAAAGTAAAAAATCCAAGGATCAGGTGCACATCTTCGTAGAGAATATCCTGCATGCTTATCAGGATATATGTCAAAACACGGAAGAAGAATTGCGGGAAGGCTTGTCCTTCTTCAGTTTGCTCCGGCGATCATTTGGCGCCATCTTTGGCAAGAAGCAATCGATCCAGGACTGGCTGCAAGAACTCAACGATACGTTTGCCAAAAACCTGAAGCAATCACTCCATCAACGCATGAGCAGCGGAGTTATCCACCTTTCCCAATCGGTGCAACAAATGGGTTTGATGGTTGACATGCAGCTACGTGATAATCCACTGGTAGCCAACCGGAAAACGGAACTCTTTGGCGGTGTTTATGAGCAGCGTGCCAAAGCCATCGAAGAACTCCACGGTTCTTTTCAAAGCTTCATGCAGGATGCCGAACAATTTGCCGACCGGAGCCTGTTCTCTGAGAAGTACAATATATCCACAGACATCGCAGCCGGGAGCGGTATTGCCGTTATCGGAGTTATCCTGACCGCCCTGGCCAATGGACTTGTCTTCGACATTACCGGAGGTGTACTTACGGCAGTCGGTCTGGTATTTGCCGGGGTCACAGCCGGGATAAAGAGGAAGCAGATCATCAACGGATTCCAGGAAGCAACGGCACAGGGAAAAAATGCATTGAAGGAGAAAACAACGACTGCACTGGAACATTACATCGATCAGCTCAGGATACGGATACTGGAAAACTTCTCCCCATTTGACGCCTACCTGAAAAAAGAGGCGGAGGAACTGGTCTCCATCAATGCTCAATTGCTTCAACTTAAGCAACAATCCGACACCTGGTCAGCCAGGTATAAAAAGATCAGTCAAAGCTTACGCCCACCCCAGTAA
- a CDS encoding WbqC family protein: MTKAYTDLFYFPNIQNIASFYHHDIIYLEVNDNYQKRTWRNKTQLAGPDGPVVLSVPLLKGKHQGQRMKDVRIDNAQAWQRIHWRTLSTLYGKSPYFMHYAYLFEPIFHREYTHLATLNMDAISILQSILHWPATIQMTSHIADGSAESDINLRGTNPYPVTGKAAAGCPPYPQVFEDRQGFIANCSILDLIFCCGPEATLRMRDVNPELCS; the protein is encoded by the coding sequence ATGACTAAGGCCTATACCGATTTATTCTATTTCCCTAATATTCAAAACATTGCATCATTTTACCATCACGATATTATCTATCTTGAAGTTAACGATAACTACCAGAAACGTACCTGGAGAAATAAAACGCAATTGGCTGGTCCGGATGGCCCCGTAGTACTCTCCGTACCCTTATTGAAGGGGAAACATCAGGGACAACGGATGAAGGACGTCCGCATCGACAATGCACAGGCCTGGCAAAGGATCCATTGGCGAACGCTATCCACACTTTATGGTAAATCGCCTTACTTTATGCACTATGCCTATCTGTTTGAACCCATCTTTCATCGGGAATACACACACCTGGCCACATTAAACATGGACGCGATATCCATCCTGCAATCCATCCTGCACTGGCCGGCCACCATACAAATGACGAGCCATATAGCGGACGGTAGCGCTGAAAGCGATATCAATCTTCGCGGAACCAATCCTTATCCGGTGACCGGGAAAGCTGCTGCAGGATGTCCTCCCTACCCGCAAGTTTTCGAAGACAGGCAGGGATTTATAGCGAATTGTAGTATTTTGGATCTCATCTTTTGCTGTGGTCCCGAAGCGACCTTACGCATGCGAGATGTGAATCCTGAACTATGCAGCTGA
- a CDS encoding AAA family ATPase → MNNTGPLILDQSFNDILHELEYTNNSFFITGKAGTGKSTLLQLFRQTTKKQVVVLAPTGVAALHVRGQTIHSFFAFPPNLMDVRTIRKRPKNQIYKRMEVLVIDEISMVRADLIDHMDLFLRLNRENEEPFGGVRVVFFGDLFQLPPVVSTPFEKGYFHEVYASPYFFDARLFRENGFFLQCIEMEKIYRQDERSFIQLLNQIRLNDMDYEDLEYLNTRYQQEVPTSEYTVTLSARNAQVDAMNRMELNRLHQTEFTYKATVLGQFDPRLYPTEAILTLKAGAQIMLVRNDLQKRFVNGTIGKIETLDDKHIGISFIDPSGEKQFLEVEPSDWEIVKYHLPEGKKGPIEAEVVGVFRQFPVKLAWSVTIHKSQGKTYDRVIIDLGSGAFEHGQTYVALSRCRTFEGIHLKRPIRAQDILVDPRVTDFYQSIVRNG, encoded by the coding sequence ATGAACAATACCGGGCCATTAATCTTAGACCAATCGTTTAACGATATCCTACATGAGCTGGAATACACCAATAATTCCTTCTTCATTACCGGAAAGGCCGGTACCGGAAAGTCTACCCTGCTTCAATTGTTCCGGCAAACCACTAAAAAGCAAGTCGTCGTATTGGCTCCGACGGGGGTCGCAGCCCTGCATGTACGTGGACAGACCATTCATTCATTTTTTGCCTTCCCGCCCAATCTGATGGATGTCCGCACGATAAGGAAAAGGCCTAAAAATCAGATTTACAAGCGGATGGAAGTCCTCGTCATCGATGAAATTTCAATGGTAAGGGCCGATCTGATAGATCACATGGATCTTTTCCTACGCCTCAACCGTGAAAATGAGGAGCCTTTCGGAGGAGTACGGGTTGTATTTTTTGGTGACCTGTTTCAGCTACCACCGGTCGTCAGTACTCCTTTTGAGAAAGGGTACTTCCATGAGGTCTACGCTTCTCCCTATTTTTTTGATGCCAGATTATTCAGGGAAAACGGATTTTTCCTTCAGTGCATCGAGATGGAGAAGATCTACCGTCAGGATGAGCGGTCATTCATCCAGTTGCTCAACCAGATCCGGCTCAACGATATGGATTATGAAGATCTGGAGTATTTAAACACCCGGTATCAGCAGGAAGTGCCTACCAGTGAATATACGGTGACCTTGTCGGCACGTAATGCACAGGTTGATGCCATGAACCGAATGGAACTGAATCGCCTTCATCAGACCGAGTTCACCTACAAAGCCACGGTGCTGGGACAGTTTGATCCCCGGTTGTATCCTACCGAAGCCATCCTCACTCTGAAGGCTGGCGCCCAGATCATGCTGGTGCGTAACGATCTCCAGAAGCGTTTTGTCAATGGAACCATAGGCAAGATCGAAACCCTGGATGACAAACACATTGGTATTTCCTTCATTGATCCGTCGGGAGAAAAGCAGTTCCTGGAAGTGGAGCCTTCCGATTGGGAAATTGTTAAGTACCATTTACCCGAAGGTAAAAAAGGACCAATCGAAGCTGAAGTGGTTGGGGTATTCCGTCAATTTCCAGTCAAGCTGGCCTGGTCTGTTACCATCCACAAGAGCCAGGGAAAAACCTACGACCGGGTTATCATTGATCTGGGAAGCGGGGCATTTGAGCACGGCCAGACGTATGTTGCCTTAAGCCGGTGCCGTACTTTTGAAGGGATTCACCTCAAGAGGCCAATCAGGGCGCAGGACATACTGGTTGATCCCAGAGTTACAGATTTTTACCAGTCCATTGTGCGGAATGGATAA
- a CDS encoding T9SS type A sorting domain-containing protein, translating to MKPKTYVRRIGMALLSICFIAQVLSAQSAISIVRQLQPGSEVTVQGVVLNDDALGIIRYIQDSTGGIGVYPGSGSVTGVGEAAPGDVIQVTGTLVTYHGLLEINPVTSFIRLSQGHTLPDPLPLTLGELGPANEGQLVRISCLTWPSVTNFSGGETQVADQEGTTATIFLRNGHPAIGKPVPGATMDIVGISSRFDGPQLLPRGVEDFYSTSCEYLTEDLNPVAIERDGFTFTFSSNIAAVGGIRYRQDNGPYHEILSTAKQQGHELQIIGLEPATMYACQPFIEIGKERIYGSTSLWITESESPGDIEVFFNYGTDSTISSGLYPSGTTGTVMQARLLSLISNASSSIDFCAYNINQDWIIDALNEAVDRGVEVRYLGNEGTSNTSLSKMLDFPVSLVNPSELMHNKFVVVDAGIPEQAIVWTGSVNFTSDQMLVDPNDCILIHDQSLARVYTVEFNEMWGGTGDLPGGDARVGSRKMDNTPHWINIQGTWCESYFSPSDHTTDAIIRAINSADHTLSFGVLSFTRDDIADAIIAQYHQGRQVRGIMENIDDQGSEWVRLLQSGIPMHSFPDKALFHHKLGIVDGDNPDSDPLVLTGSHNWTTAAERDNDENLLIVHSHQIANIYDQAFEAIYRLSTTRRESIIPESATLQLYPNPTTHLLHIRLETALPGRIWQILDGEGRLIQSVLIPQSASELEIPVEHLLPGIYFIQVLDRGKSLSCRWFKL from the coding sequence ATGAAGCCAAAGACTTATGTCCGCCGGATTGGTATGGCATTGCTATCCATTTGTTTTATTGCCCAGGTACTTTCAGCTCAATCTGCTATTTCCATCGTCCGGCAACTGCAGCCAGGTTCTGAAGTGACCGTACAGGGCGTGGTCCTAAACGATGACGCTTTGGGTATCATCCGCTATATCCAGGATTCGACGGGAGGTATTGGGGTATATCCAGGAAGTGGTTCCGTGACGGGTGTGGGGGAGGCAGCTCCTGGCGATGTCATCCAGGTTACGGGAACTTTGGTAACTTACCACGGACTGCTGGAAATCAACCCGGTAACTTCTTTTATTCGTTTAAGTCAGGGTCATACTTTGCCTGATCCTCTTCCATTGACCTTGGGTGAGCTTGGCCCGGCCAATGAAGGCCAGCTGGTGCGTATTTCCTGTCTGACCTGGCCATCCGTTACCAACTTCTCCGGAGGTGAAACCCAGGTTGCCGATCAGGAAGGAACGACCGCGACCATTTTCCTGCGCAATGGTCATCCGGCTATTGGAAAGCCAGTTCCCGGTGCCACAATGGACATTGTTGGCATCTCGTCCCGCTTCGATGGGCCTCAACTCTTACCACGCGGGGTGGAAGATTTTTATTCTACATCCTGCGAATACCTGACGGAAGACCTGAATCCGGTTGCAATCGAACGCGACGGATTTACATTCACCTTTTCATCCAATATTGCAGCCGTAGGAGGAATTCGCTATCGCCAGGATAATGGTCCGTACCATGAAATCCTGTCTACTGCAAAACAACAGGGCCACGAACTGCAGATCATTGGGCTCGAACCGGCCACCATGTATGCATGTCAGCCGTTCATCGAAATTGGAAAGGAACGTATCTATGGCAGCACCAGTCTCTGGATCACGGAATCTGAAAGTCCGGGGGATATCGAAGTATTTTTCAATTATGGAACAGATTCAACGATCTCATCCGGGCTTTATCCGTCCGGGACTACGGGCACAGTCATGCAGGCCCGGCTGTTGTCTCTGATCAGTAATGCCTCATCAAGCATTGATTTTTGTGCATATAACATCAATCAGGATTGGATCATTGATGCGCTCAACGAAGCGGTGGATAGGGGAGTGGAGGTGCGCTACCTTGGGAACGAAGGAACATCAAATACTTCATTATCGAAAATGCTCGATTTTCCGGTTAGCCTGGTCAATCCATCCGAGTTAATGCATAATAAATTTGTGGTCGTCGATGCCGGTATTCCCGAACAGGCGATTGTCTGGACCGGATCTGTCAATTTTACAAGCGATCAGATGCTGGTTGACCCGAATGATTGTATTCTGATCCACGACCAATCGTTGGCGCGGGTGTATACCGTTGAATTCAATGAAATGTGGGGCGGGACAGGCGATCTGCCAGGTGGCGATGCCCGGGTAGGGTCTAGAAAAATGGACAATACGCCGCACTGGATCAATATCCAGGGTACCTGGTGTGAATCCTATTTCAGCCCTTCGGATCATACGACGGATGCCATTATCCGTGCAATTAATTCAGCAGATCATACCCTGTCATTCGGGGTCTTATCATTTACCAGGGATGACATTGCGGATGCAATCATCGCGCAATACCATCAGGGCAGGCAGGTGCGTGGCATTATGGAGAATATTGATGACCAGGGATCCGAGTGGGTCAGGCTTTTGCAATCTGGTATACCGATGCACTCGTTTCCGGATAAAGCTTTGTTCCACCATAAACTTGGGATTGTGGATGGTGATAACCCGGACTCCGATCCTTTGGTTTTAACCGGGTCACACAACTGGACCACAGCAGCGGAACGAGATAATGATGAGAATCTGTTGATTGTACACAGCCATCAAATCGCCAATATTTATGATCAGGCGTTTGAAGCCATTTACCGGCTGTCAACCACCCGGCGGGAAAGTATCATTCCGGAATCGGCTACTCTGCAACTCTATCCTAATCCAACAACCCATCTGCTGCACATCCGTTTGGAGACCGCATTACCTGGCAGGATCTGGCAAATACTGGATGGAGAGGGCCGGTTGATTCAATCGGTATTGATACCACAATCAGCCTCAGAATTGGAAATCCCGGTGGAACATCTTCTTCCCGGCATCTATTTTATCCAGGTTCTGGACCGGGGCAAATCTCTCAGTTGTCGCTGGTTCAAGTTATAA
- a CDS encoding methyltransferase, translated as MKNNVRPLEKEETFRFKQFAVRQSDQVMKIGTDAVLLGAWAHHQDPKHILDIGTGSGVIALMMAQRYPGAQVTGIDLDPASVDLARQNFKNSPFNDQLYAVLSPLQAFKGEGRFYDLIVSNPPFFTGGAITEHGGRAVMRHTTKLSHNELLRAVRSLLSPKGVFAVILPLLEGLRLIELAGLYHLHADQQVQVRSLADKKVERLLIRFRLEPAKLDQKELIIQNSTANHDYTPDYVNLTHAFYLNMPDQVD; from the coding sequence ATGAAAAACAATGTCCGGCCTCTGGAAAAAGAAGAAACATTTCGGTTCAAGCAATTTGCAGTTCGCCAGTCAGATCAGGTTATGAAGATTGGTACCGATGCTGTTCTTCTGGGTGCATGGGCTCATCATCAGGATCCCAAACACATATTGGATATTGGTACCGGCAGTGGTGTTATTGCATTGATGATGGCTCAGCGTTATCCCGGGGCTCAGGTAACTGGTATTGACCTGGACCCGGCAAGTGTTGATCTGGCGCGCCAGAATTTTAAGAACAGCCCATTTAATGATCAACTATACGCTGTTTTGTCACCATTGCAGGCTTTTAAAGGGGAAGGCAGGTTCTATGATCTGATTGTTAGCAATCCACCTTTTTTTACCGGCGGGGCTATTACCGAACATGGAGGCAGGGCTGTCATGCGACACACGACCAAACTATCCCATAATGAACTTCTGCGGGCGGTGAGATCCTTATTATCTCCTAAGGGTGTTTTCGCCGTCATACTGCCTTTGCTGGAAGGATTGCGGCTGATCGAGTTAGCCGGACTTTACCACCTGCATGCGGATCAGCAAGTTCAGGTCAGGAGTTTGGCTGACAAGAAGGTAGAGCGCCTTCTGATCCGGTTTAGACTGGAGCCGGCAAAACTGGACCAAAAAGAGCTGATCATCCAGAATAGTACGGCAAATCATGATTATACCCCGGATTACGTTAACCTGACCCACGCATTTTATCTCAATATGCCCGATCAGGTGGATTAA
- a CDS encoding DNA-binding protein has translation MHITFNELRQIKHSLPTGSVSRIAKELDIDEQTVRNYFGAKKYENGEIVNEHVQPGPDGGIVYIEDTTILDLARQIITETGSSSSN, from the coding sequence ATGCACATTACATTCAATGAGCTACGTCAAATCAAACATAGCTTGCCAACCGGCAGCGTAAGCCGAATTGCCAAAGAGTTAGATATTGATGAGCAGACCGTTCGTAATTACTTCGGAGCCAAGAAATATGAAAATGGCGAGATCGTAAACGAACATGTTCAGCCAGGACCTGATGGAGGCATCGTCTACATCGAAGACACGACCATATTGGACCTTGCCCGGCAGATCATTACCGAAACAGGCAGTTCAAGCTCCAATTAG
- the ald gene encoding alanine dehydrogenase, protein MIIGVPKEIKTSENRVALTPAGVREFVKRGHTVYIQSTAGEGSGFPDESYQDSGAKILPSIEEVYGIADMIIKVKEPIEKEYPLIRKDQLLFTYFHFASYQPLTEAMIESQAICLAYETVEAIDGSLPLLIPMSEVAGRMAIQEGAKYLEKPQKGRGVLLGGVPGVPPAKVMILGGGIVGTQAAKMAAGLGASVYIMDISLSRLRELADIMPANVTTLYSNEYNIRELLPSTDLVVGAVLIPGAKAPHLITRQMLSIMRPGTVLVDVAVDQGGCIETCKPTTHDDPTFIIDDVVHYCVANMPGAVPQTSTIALTNATLPFALALANKGWQQACREHPGLRKGLNIVKGKVVYQGVADAFGLPYIDVEEVL, encoded by the coding sequence ATGATCATTGGTGTTCCAAAAGAAATCAAAACCAGCGAGAATCGCGTGGCGTTAACGCCAGCTGGAGTACGCGAATTTGTCAAACGTGGACACACGGTATACATCCAGTCCACGGCAGGAGAAGGTAGCGGCTTTCCCGATGAATCGTATCAGGATAGTGGTGCCAAAATTCTCCCTTCGATCGAAGAAGTGTACGGCATTGCCGACATGATCATTAAAGTGAAGGAACCCATTGAAAAAGAGTATCCACTTATCCGAAAGGACCAACTACTGTTTACCTACTTCCATTTTGCTTCCTACCAGCCATTGACGGAAGCCATGATTGAAAGTCAGGCGATTTGCCTGGCCTATGAAACGGTTGAGGCCATCGATGGCAGTTTGCCGTTGCTGATCCCGATGTCGGAAGTAGCCGGCCGGATGGCGATACAGGAAGGAGCGAAATACCTGGAGAAACCACAAAAAGGCCGTGGTGTATTGCTGGGTGGTGTTCCCGGAGTGCCTCCCGCCAAGGTAATGATCCTCGGAGGAGGTATTGTCGGCACCCAGGCCGCCAAGATGGCAGCAGGACTCGGCGCTTCGGTCTATATCATGGACATCAGTTTGTCAAGGTTGCGTGAACTCGCTGACATCATGCCGGCCAATGTGACCACCCTCTATTCCAACGAATACAACATCCGCGAGCTGTTGCCGAGTACAGACCTGGTTGTTGGCGCCGTATTGATCCCTGGTGCAAAAGCACCCCACCTGATCACGCGCCAGATGCTCTCCATCATGCGCCCCGGAACCGTACTCGTGGATGTAGCTGTCGATCAGGGAGGCTGTATCGAAACCTGCAAACCGACCACCCATGATGATCCGACTTTCATTATTGATGATGTCGTTCACTATTGCGTAGCCAATATGCCGGGAGCGGTACCACAAACCTCCACCATCGCCCTGACAAATGCCACATTGCCGTTTGCTCTGGCTCTGGCCAACAAGGGCTGGCAACAGGCATGCCGCGAACATCCGGGATTACGCAAGGGACTGAATATCGTAAAAGGAAAAGTAGTTTACCAGGGAGTAGCCGATGCGTTCGGATTACCCTATATCGATGTAGAAGAGGTATTGTAA
- a CDS encoding 1,4-dihydroxy-6-naphthoate synthase → MKLTLGYSPCPNDTFIFGALATGKVKTSGIDWEILLADVETLNEWALEGKLSASKISYHAYIYAQKQYILSRSGSALGRGCGPLLITTPQHQASLDMGKAVVAMPGKLTTAHLLSRLKYPGMQHVEQMVFSNIEQAVSDGTAEAGVIIHENRFTYQDRGLVSLQDLGAFWEEETGMPIPLGGIGIRRDLSLPIQRQIQRAIRASLDYAYANPDEIMPYVSEFAQEMDLGVMRQHIDLYVNSYSLDLGDEGMQAVHILLDKAREIGLTSEITTPVFVP, encoded by the coding sequence ATGAAGCTGACGCTTGGTTACTCGCCCTGCCCTAATGACACCTTTATCTTCGGGGCTTTGGCCACCGGCAAAGTTAAGACTTCCGGCATAGATTGGGAAATCCTGCTGGCGGATGTGGAAACGCTCAATGAATGGGCTCTGGAAGGAAAATTGTCCGCGAGCAAGATCAGTTATCATGCTTACATCTATGCACAGAAACAGTATATCCTCAGCCGCAGTGGCAGTGCCCTGGGTCGGGGGTGCGGCCCCTTACTGATCACCACCCCACAACACCAGGCTTCGCTGGATATGGGAAAAGCAGTCGTGGCAATGCCCGGAAAATTAACCACGGCACATCTGCTCAGCCGGCTGAAGTACCCCGGAATGCAACATGTGGAGCAAATGGTTTTTTCCAACATCGAACAAGCCGTTTCTGATGGCACGGCCGAGGCCGGGGTGATCATTCATGAAAATCGATTTACCTACCAGGACCGGGGCTTGGTATCCCTACAGGACCTGGGCGCATTCTGGGAAGAAGAGACCGGCATGCCCATTCCTCTCGGAGGCATCGGGATCCGGCGTGATCTTTCCCTCCCGATCCAGCGTCAGATCCAGCGTGCCATCCGCGCAAGCCTGGACTACGCTTATGCAAATCCCGACGAAATCATGCCTTACGTAAGTGAATTTGCTCAGGAAATGGATCTCGGCGTTATGCGGCAGCACATTGATCTGTACGTGAATTCCTATTCGCTCGATTTAGGGGATGAGGGGATGCAAGCCGTTCACATTCTGCTTGATAAGGCTCGGGAGATCGGCTTGACCAGTGAAATCACCACACCTGTTTTTGTGCCCTGA
- a CDS encoding RluA family pseudouridine synthase: MLNQGFQVIYEDNHLLVANKPANLLSQGDHTGDACLLDLAKAYIKEKYQKPGNVFLELVHRLDRPTSGILCMARTSKALERLQEQFRKRTVEKFYFALVEPAPDREQAYLEHYHWKDRSLNRVFIWDQANQADAVKVRMEYRTIGAIKGMAVLQIKLHTGKSHQIRAQLAHIGSPIVGDEKYGVRSDSEYTRSLALHACELRIDHPVRGERLALFAPPPAEEPWLRFQNYTSETTYF, translated from the coding sequence ATGTTAAACCAGGGTTTTCAAGTTATATACGAAGATAATCATTTGCTGGTAGCTAATAAGCCGGCAAACCTGTTGTCCCAGGGCGACCATACCGGGGATGCATGTCTCCTGGATCTGGCCAAGGCCTACATCAAAGAGAAATACCAGAAACCAGGGAATGTATTTCTGGAGCTGGTTCATCGCCTGGACCGGCCCACTTCCGGGATTCTTTGTATGGCCCGAACCAGTAAAGCCCTGGAACGCCTGCAGGAACAATTCCGGAAGCGAACCGTGGAAAAATTTTATTTCGCTTTGGTGGAGCCGGCCCCGGACCGTGAGCAGGCCTATCTGGAGCATTATCACTGGAAGGACCGGTCGCTAAACCGTGTCTTCATCTGGGATCAGGCCAATCAGGCGGATGCGGTGAAAGTTCGGATGGAATACCGGACCATTGGTGCCATCAAAGGAATGGCCGTATTGCAAATCAAATTGCATACAGGTAAGTCGCATCAGATCCGTGCCCAGCTGGCACATATCGGCAGCCCGATTGTAGGAGACGAGAAATATGGAGTTCGTTCGGATAGTGAATACACCCGCTCCCTGGCCCTTCACGCTTGCGAATTGAGAATCGACCACCCGGTTAGGGGAGAGCGTCTTGCACTCTTCGCTCCGCCTCCCGCTGAAGAGCCCTGGCTGCGATTCCAGAATTACACCTCCGAGACAACCTATTTTTAA
- a CDS encoding MBL fold metallo-hydrolase yields the protein MDLFKSFPFGQIRISSSSLYQTNTTLVFGRETILVCDPNWLPQEIEAILSQLQPFLETHSFYYLFTHADYDHIIGYGAMPPGRVVTSQAMQTVIDKDKALTRVNEWDGQKYIKRNYLHRYPITDLTIQSDGQQLQLGEFTVRGFPTRGHTEDGAMYFIEQAKTLLLGDYLSPLEFPFIEDSWIAYQNTLLKMQDILPKLGWEIAIPGHGPCYQDAAFMMERIQIDLDYLAKLGDLDDVHSWADVYPFAIYLENEHHNNYRRYRMENKT from the coding sequence ATGGACTTGTTTAAATCTTTTCCTTTTGGTCAGATCCGGATAAGTTCCAGCAGCTTGTACCAAACCAATACCACCCTGGTTTTCGGCAGGGAGACCATATTAGTATGTGATCCGAACTGGTTACCTCAGGAGATAGAAGCCATTCTGAGCCAGCTCCAGCCATTTCTGGAGACGCATTCCTTTTATTACCTGTTTACGCATGCGGATTACGATCACATCATTGGATATGGTGCCATGCCCCCCGGCCGGGTGGTGACCAGCCAGGCTATGCAGACCGTCATCGACAAGGACAAAGCATTGACCAGGGTCAATGAGTGGGACGGTCAGAAATACATTAAACGTAACTACCTCCACCGCTATCCTATCACGGATCTGACCATACAATCCGATGGGCAGCAACTGCAGCTGGGCGAGTTTACAGTTCGCGGTTTTCCAACCCGTGGACATACCGAAGATGGCGCCATGTACTTTATTGAACAGGCCAAAACCTTATTATTGGGAGATTACCTGAGCCCTCTTGAATTCCCATTCATTGAGGACAGCTGGATCGCCTACCAGAATACGTTGCTAAAAATGCAGGATATTTTACCAAAGCTTGGATGGGAAATAGCCATTCCCGGACATGGACCCTGTTATCAGGATGCTGCATTTATGATGGAGAGGATTCAGATAGATCTGGACTATTTGGCGAAACTGGGTGATCTTGATGATGTGCATTCCTGGGCGGATGTATATCCTTTCGCCATTTACCTGGAAAACGAACATCACAATAATTATCGCAGGTACCGGATGGAAAATAAAACGTGA